The nucleotide sequence TGCTCattgaaaattaatttctatCTGTTTCACATCCAATTAATCACTTAGTCTCATAGATTTTACCACCTTAGTAATCTCTCAAATCCACCCATTCTAGAACATCTCTAGTATCATTATTAAGAACTATCAAAGTAAATTCCTGACTACAAGTCTCTAGTCTAGACCACTTTAATTCATTCtgagaaatattttggaaatagtgCTGTAATGATACCATCCCCGCACATCTAACTATTACAGAGTATTTACATTTTACTCATGAGAAAGTCCAAGCCCATCACCATGACAATGCATGGTCCTCTATGAGCCCATCCTTCTTATCTTTCTAGCTTGGAGTTTTCATTCCTTCCTCAAATATTTCATCCAAATTAAGCATTATGTCATTTCCTGAGCCAGAAAgaccattctctctctgtgtcccaagCCCCTTTTAATGTTTCCTCTTCCTAGAACACAAATTCTTTCAACTGTTGTCTGGCTCACCCTACTAGTCTGTTGGGACAGTTCAGGAATTCTATCTTCCATTGTGTCTTTTCTTGCCCTCTCCTCTCCTATGGATTAtgtcccctgttttgttttggtttggttttaagatttatttatttatttattttagagagaacacaaatagagggagggagagaatttcaagcagactccctgcttgagtatggagcctgatgcagagctctatctcatgacccatgagatcataacctgagctgaagccaagagttggatgcttaactgactgagatacccCGGCACCCCTACATCCTTTTTATGTATAAACTCTTAGCTTaggtacttatttttttaaagattttatttatctatttgacagagagagagagagagagagagaacacaagcaggggaagtggcagagggagataagcaggctcctctctgagcagggagctagactcagggctcaatctgagcaccctgggatcataagctgagccaaaggcagacacttaaccaactaagcctaGGTACCCCTCACCTTAGGTACTTATGTCTGATAATGTACTTACGTGGCTATGCTGTCTTTCATGAGACATCTGTTAGAACTTTAAAGATGAAtatcatttttagatttttttacccACACTGAATCTGGTACATGGTTGTCAATTCAACAAAggaatatttatggaataaataattgaatgatcTCAAAATAGAACATATATTAATTCCAACCTAATTtgcaaatttctcatttttattcttcatgcAAACTATATCATGGGATAGTTGGTatctgattcctttcttttttttttttttttaatttattttttattggtgttcaatttactaacatacagaataacacccagtgcccgtcacccattcactcccaccccccgcccttctccccttctaccacccctagttcgtttcccagagttagcagtctttacgttctgtctccctttctgatatttcccacacatttcttctcccttcccttatattccctttcactattatttatatgccccaaatgaatgagaacatataatgcttgtccttctccgactgacttacttcactcagcataataccctccagttccatccacgttgaagcaaatggtgggtatttgtcatttctaatagctgagtaatattccattgtatacataaaccacatcttctttatccattcatctttcgttggacaccgaggctccttccacagtttggctatcgtggccattgctgctataaacatcggggtgcaggtgtcccggcgtttcattgcatttgtatctgtggggtaaatccccaacagtgcaattgctgggcgtATCTGATTCCATAAtgttgatttttaacatttttaaactaaatgcTATGTTTCAACTATTaatcatatatttaataattctCTGTTTCATCAACTATAAGATTAAGTATAAGATACCATAAATGGTAAGACgtattttcttcataaagatattaaaatgtggGTGATGGGGAGAACATGTACttaaatcaatgaaatacaatCTCTTGAgatcttctcatgtgcttgacCCTATGCCGTATTTTACACTCATAAtttctttaatcctcacaacattcCTATGAGGAGGgcacttttataattttaattttaaaaaataaaaagctgagttCAAAGAAATTTAGGTAATTTTTCCAAGGTTACAAAGATTGTAAGTGGCAATGCTAAGATTTGAGTCTCTATCTTACTCTAAAATGTATGTTCTACCGTCTGAAATATTCTTGATATTTCTTTATTGGAGTCAGCACTAAGaggaagataatatatatattatatatataaaataaaatatatacacacatattactAAACTCTTATTCTAGAATATGCTTTTCCTTGATCatatacagacacacagagagaaacacaaatacacagaatCTCTAAACAATGTGGACAATATCTTTctttatatgttatttattatgcaataaaatcagtttttcatgtaaattataatatgcattctgaaaaaaatagacaactcaggaatttattttattttatttttatttatttttattcatgagagacagagagagagagagagagacagagacagagacacaggcagagggagaagcaggctccatgcagggagcccaacgtgggactggatccctggtctccaggatcatgccctgggccaaaggcagcgctaaaccactgagccacgtggggCTGCCCACAACTCaggaatttaaaagacaaaaccaaccaaccaaacaaacaaacaaacaacgtGTTGAGCCCAGGAATGAGTAGTTCCCTGGACCGTTAATGACATCCCACACTTAAGAGCAGATGCCTCCACACAAATGTCATCGTATTACAAAAATGTTATaggaatattttacattttaagatgaCAATAGAAAATAAGTCTATCTCCCCCCCGCAAATAAGTCTACCCAAATACTGAGGTGTaaataatgcaaaacaaaaaaacaaaataaaattctaaatttcacCATGCCTGCAGGATAATTGAACCCATAAGGTGTTAAAATCAATATCATGGATTATGAATCTAATTTAACTCTTCTTGCTTGTTATTAAGGGTTTCCAATGTGACCCATGACCTCcagcattagaaaaaaatggataccTGAAACatttttgtcctttctgattGCTCACTGTTCCCCATTTCtctataaacatacatacacatagctatatatgcacatgcacacacatgcacacattttcCACATCCAGTTACTGATATCCATGTCTTAGTGTCAATTCTCTGGAAAACTACAGATGAAGGTAAATTTTGTCCAAATCATTTGTCTTTATCAAGGTCCCCAGATATTTGATGTTACTGTGCTATATGTAGCCAACCAGGACTTCCTTGTTCCTCCTCCCATCCCAAGCTTGCTTTCTACCCCATCGCCATCATATAATTGATTTATTCAGAATCTCTCACAGCTGCTCACTACTAGAGATAATTAGATGATCTAACTCAAACATAGACACTCTGAGCTGatgatatttcaataaaatttcctttcagtCACTGCTTTCATTTTTAGCCAAGGATAAAGTTGTCCCAAGTCAAAGttataaggaaaacaaatttcaTCTTAGAAACTTCCAAAAATCCTAGACTTGGCCCTTTATTCCTAGTAGAacccccttttcccttttctttctcatcaGACTCCTAAATAACTTTCTTATCCTCCCCAGAATTTTTTCAAACCTGAATCTCTTATACCTACATATTTTAGCAAACCAACCTGTATAAGACAACAGCTGAGTAGATGCCTACAGTTTTTTCAGCAAAGATACTCTGGGTTTAATTTACCAAAATAttgggttctttttaaaaaagattttatttgcttattcctgagagacacagagagagagagagtcagagacacaggcagagggagaagcaggctccctgagggaagcttgatgtgggactccatccagggcccccaggatcatgaccagagctaaaggcagatgcttaaccactgagccatgcaggcaccccacgAAATATGTCCTTGGTGAACCAGTACTGCCATCCAGGTTTCTGAGGTAGCtaagaatacatacaaatatatgtacccctataattctatttatttacttttactgaTAATGGTAACTATTAATATAGCATCCTTTATTAAAAAGCTCAGACATTATTTCTCTTATGAAGTCTACctaattctttctttctgaccCACAGAACCCTGTGCCCTTCTCGGTCATGAATCATATATTCTAATATGTGCTACCAGTTCACCTGGATTGTGGATTCCACACAGACTAGAGCTTGTTTACCCCTGTATGTCCAGAATACAAGAGAAGCTCATCATAGTTTCCCTTTTCTACCAGATTTCTACACTAATCCAACCATTTAGCCTAGTGATTCTCAAGCAGAAGGggaaaaaactctttttttttttttttttttttggaaaaaactATTTCTTAGCACAAAGAATCTTCCAGAAGATTTTTCCAACCAAGCACAGGCTTGATGTTTTTGTCATATTCCCTGCAAGAGGGTATGGCCTACACCTCTTTGGATGCATCGTCACTGTCTGAGTCATTGCACAGGACAGCAAAAAAGGAATATGTTCTAATCCTTAGGTGCATCTGGgtagtaaaaataaagaatcattGCTCTGATTCTGTAGAATCACATGTAGGTCTTTTAATGTATTATGACTCTGTGACTTTTCCTGTGCTGTATCCACCTTCTTATCCACTTGACTAATTCCTACTAGATTTTCACATTATGGATCAATTATAACCTCTAACATGAAGACTTCTAAGATCTCCTTTTGCTTGGCGACATAGATTTCTCAGGACTCTACTAGTGCCTGTGTGTACAGCCATCACTATACATTATCTGTTTACTCCATTTGTTCATTTCACTCTGTCCTACCCACTAAATTATAAGCACCTTGAGTCTgagtattgtgtttttaatatttctatcacAACACCCCATCATAGTAATGGGCCAATAATATTTATACAATAAATGATTCCTGATATGAATAAGAGAGTGAATTAAATTCAGCCTTAAAAGCAACTTAGAAACAGAGATAAACATGGAAGGATTTACCCAAGTAAATCCTGGGGTTATGATGCTCTAATTTTTAGCTCTTTAAATCTATAGGTCTATCCTCCTGTTGgcattcttttctttgattttgtgaGGTACCATTGAGTGTGACTAATAAATTACCATTTCTTGTTTTGGTCTGCTAGTTGTTGAGGCTTAAAGAAGTCTAAGCAATAAAGTATATTACATGTGTATCTCAATCCTTATGAccttttaaagtaacttttactatttttgtctGCAAAACAGATAAGGACATTGATACTCAGGAAAACTAGGTTATTTTCCAAAGTCacttggctcagcagttttagaACTGAtaagtaacttttaaaatcctttgtatttctgtggtatcagctattacttctctctcatttctgattttatttatttaggttcttttttcttttttttttcttgatgagtctggctaagggCTTaaccaattttgttgatcttttcaaagaaagagcTCTTggtatctgatttttttaagtccctatgtcatttatttctgctctgcacttctctttccttctactcACCCTaggctttgttttattcttttctaattcctttaggtgtaaagttagattgtaatttgagttttctcttgtttcttgaggtagacctgtatcactgtatatttccctcttagaatgGCTTTCACTGTGTCTCACAGATTTTGGACCGTTtgttgtgttctcattttcttttgttttcatgtactttctaaattatttcttcttcGAGAAGTAAGGTCTGAGACTATGCTTAGAGGGAATGTCTTTTCCCTGCACATCATGTCTTCTAAAGATGAGAAGGGGATGTTGAAATAAAGAAGAGCAGGGTATATTTATTCTAAGTGGGAGAGACATATGTCCATGTCCTTTCCTGGAAACTGCAAATAGCACCAAGGAAGAAGATGGAATGAACTGGGTGGCAACAAGAGTCAAGAAGGGGTACAATAGGAGAGAACATAAGTAAGGGAGAACCAATACATTTAcactttagaaaaacaaatttggcAGCAGTGGGAATAATGCACTGGAAGAAGGCAACAGTATAAACAAGAAGACCAGATATATATTTGACTTCTATGGTTATATAGACAAACAATGGTGGAGTCTAAACTTAAGTGATTGATGGAGAGGACAGAGCCATAGTCAGTAAATCAATTAGACAGAATAATTGGATGTAAGAAGTCTAAGAAGAAGAAACAAGTCAGAAAAGATTtcaatacatttcttttgccATGTAGATAATGGTAATATTCACTGAACACAGGAATCTAGGAATGATGGCTGGCATTGGGTAAAGAAAAGGCAAGTTCAGTTTTGTGTCTTTGACAATAGAATACCAAATGGGAAATCCTAACAAGCTGGTAGTCAGTTCTGGAGTTCAGGGGAGTTGGTTCATGGTCCAGCCAGAGAAATGAAGGCCATTAGTTACAGTCAAAAAAGAGAAGTCTCCTTTCTGGTAAAAGCAGGTCTTAGGTCTATGTTTTCCTATAGCCAAAAGTTAATTATTTAATTGTTGTCAAAACTGAGACAAAAGAGGAGCAGAGACCAGGTGGTGATTCTCGAGTCAGGAGCCAAATAAGTAAAGCTACTGCAGCACGGTGAATGACTTAACATGCAAATCTTGCTATTATCATATGAATTATGGGAGTAGGGAAATCAACAGGCAAGTAGGCAGAGTGAGGAGATCAGCCAGGTGAAGTGAAGAAGGAATCTGATAAATAATAGTATTTCAAAAGTAAACAGAGGGTGAGGAATCCAAGAGTCAGAGAAAGTATAACCAGAGattcagaagaaggaaaataggGTATCTGAGAAGAGAAATTAATGACCTGAGTCAGACAATGCAGAGAATTcatgaaaaaacagaaacaaagtatgTCCATTTGATTCAGTCAGTGGGAAACTCTTGCTCACCTTGACAGGTACACTACTTTGTTAGGAGATGTTCACCAGTTTAGAATTCAAACACAATCAGCCATGATCACTTAATGGGACTCTATGGCTTCCTGAGCCTGCTCAATTTTACAAGCACATCAAGTATGCTAAAAACataacagaaattaataaaaaactaGACTTATGCACATGAATCCAATATGCCAGCACAAGTTTCTCATGACGGAAGACAGGGCAGTTCCTCTTTGTTTCACGTACTGAAAAGGATGGTCATTTTCTATCCAACACCCTCTTTCCTTTGTGAAAGAGGTAACTGAGTATCTAAAGCAAACTGGACTCCACCAGCAAAATGTGGCGAACAGGAGAACAGAAGCACAAGAACCAGCTGCTGGCACCTGGGTAAGACCAAAGGATTCCTGGATGTTTGATGTCCTCTAGTGCAGTCAAGTTTCCTACCCAATCAGAGCCCTTTAGCAAAGTACTGAGGAAGACAGCCACCCTGGTGTGGCAGCATTGTGAAAGCAGCCcaggaggggagaaagaaaacactttCATGTGCTGACCTCATCCTGTTTTTCcccttttgtctttgcttttgcctctgtcttttatatttctctctgTACTCCAGGATCCACTTCTTTCCAACCTTTGAACACCATATGAATATGTCACATTGAAAGCCACAGTGAAGTAGTGGTAGAGTAAAATCAATTCCTTGAACCTCCATTTCTCATAAAACGGTCAGAGGGTGAAAGAGAAAGCTCCTcacagatctctctctctctctctctctctgtaactgtCAGGAAGGCCCACTTGACTTTTAACTCCTGCAGGACCCAGCTTAGGgtcacctgaaaaataaaatgcattaaagCCAACACAAACTAGAAATAGTCTAAGAAAAATTTTCCCTACTTCAAATGTTCTTAATAGTTTCCAGGGTGCTGAGATAAGGATTCTCCTTCCCCAGAGAAGGTCTGGGGTGTGGTGTAGAAATAGTCACACTGGTCAGCTCTTACCTAGGCAGCAGGTTTGAACATATTAAGAGAGGACTTCAAGGAAGTGAAAAAATCTGTGAGGTccaggagcataaatattcaaaGGCAGGATGTTACCACTCCAATGGGCCAGTATTCGGGCCTTTCTGCAGGCCAAGGTAGCAGAGGCAGCGAGCCTAAGATTAGAAGAGCTTCATTCTCATCAAAGAATAGGAAGGAGTCCATCAAGCAGAGATCACGTTAGAACTTCACTCATACTCACTGTCCCTATTACATTCTTAATTGTGATGcgggaagaaacaaaaatgttttttaaaagacacactgAATGTTGAAGAGTTCATCCTTAGAGTAGGATGGACCTGGATAAGGATTCTATTTCCATCACCTACTTATGAAATAGCTCCACAACAACATAGATCACTTCTGTTCTTGCCTACCCCTATATGCCTAGAGTTAAGCGCAGTACCCGCTACAAAataggtgctaaataaatatttgtcaaataaactcaagaaaataaataaaaagaacataaagcaGGAAGAATTTATCGTACACTGAGGAAGTTGCTTCACAGCTCCtaatctcagtttctt is from Canis lupus baileyi chromosome 20, mCanLup2.hap1, whole genome shotgun sequence and encodes:
- the LOC140611885 gene encoding uncharacterized protein isoform X3 gives rise to the protein MDKSERYGFTKKTTCASANRLSGWPFTSAAHSKLKNQKPETKKPDMEKHPILPEKDLVGSWAPSELVKPNEPCALLGHESYILICATSSPGLWIPHRLELVYPCMSRIQEKLIIVSLFYQISTLIQPFSLVILKQKGKKLFFFFFFFGKNYFLAQRIFQKIFPTKHRLDVFVIFPARGYGLHLFGCIVTV
- the LOC140611885 gene encoding uncharacterized protein isoform X2, which encodes MDKEDVGTLELRFTKKTTCASANRLSGWPFTSAAHSKLKNQKPETKKPDMEKHPILPEKDLVGSWAPSELVKPNEPCALLGHESYILICATSSPGLWIPHRLELVYPCMSRIQEKLIIVSLFYQISTLIQPFSLVILKQKGKKLFFFFFFFGKNYFLAQRIFQKIFPTKHRLDVFVIFPARGYGLHLFGCIVTV
- the LOC140611885 gene encoding uncharacterized protein isoform X1, with the protein product MSHKRNHIFNLGGQVASNKFTKKTTCASANRLSGWPFTSAAHSKLKNQKPETKKPDMEKHPILPEKDLVGSWAPSELVKPNEPCALLGHESYILICATSSPGLWIPHRLELVYPCMSRIQEKLIIVSLFYQISTLIQPFSLVILKQKGKKLFFFFFFFGKNYFLAQRIFQKIFPTKHRLDVFVIFPARGYGLHLFGCIVTV